The following proteins are encoded in a genomic region of Streptomyces sp. SLBN-31:
- a CDS encoding class F sortase — protein sequence MRPFAGRALAATALAALLVGCGGGGGNTAGHLASTPSPSAPPPAKSVSAVGRSVPVGLRIPAVGVDTPVLRLGLAADGSVQVPPVQAHDRAGWYRHSPTPGQRGPSVILGHVTVGAYGDGVFRHLRELRRGGRIEVRLENGTDAVFAVTDVRTVAKADFPTKEVYGDVNRPELRLITCGGARTGAGYRDNVIVFAVLTSATR from the coding sequence ATGAGGCCGTTCGCCGGGCGCGCTCTGGCCGCCACGGCGCTGGCCGCCCTGCTCGTCGGCTGCGGCGGCGGTGGGGGGAACACCGCCGGGCACCTCGCGAGCACACCGTCGCCCTCAGCCCCGCCACCGGCGAAGTCGGTGTCCGCGGTGGGGCGATCGGTCCCGGTCGGGCTCCGGATACCGGCCGTCGGGGTCGACACCCCGGTGCTGCGGCTGGGCCTGGCCGCGGACGGCAGCGTGCAGGTCCCGCCGGTCCAGGCGCACGACCGGGCGGGCTGGTACCGCCACTCGCCGACACCGGGCCAGAGGGGTCCGTCCGTGATCCTCGGCCATGTCACGGTCGGCGCCTACGGGGACGGCGTCTTCCGGCACCTGAGGGAACTGCGCCGGGGCGGACGGATCGAGGTGCGCCTGGAGAACGGCACCGATGCGGTGTTCGCCGTCACTGACGTCCGCACGGTCGCCAAGGCCGACTTCCCCACGAAGGAGGTGTACGGCGACGTGAACCGGCCCGAGCTGCGGCTGATCACCTGCGGGGGAGCCCGTACCGGAGCCGGCTACCGCGACAACGTGATCGTCTTCGCGGTGCTGACCTCCGCGACCCGCTGA
- a CDS encoding serine hydrolase, whose translation MRARVPTVLAASLVLALAAGPLAGPAFAATATASAHDASGHDTSGPDADALRAAIAGLPDADATAALIRVGGDGTWRGTAGVRDVRTGASALANGRFRAGSVTKVVTAAIVLQLAAEGRVDLDGTVQRYLPGLLTADFKPVTVRELLNYTSGLRPGTSLGDTVEEGYPHRFETLTPRQVVAASVAKGPAYDPGTRQDYDNIHYTVLGMLIEKVTGDSYAHQAAVRIFRPLGMRDSSFPVGADPRVHGPHNRGYDWIDGELTDVTDWNMSDRWAAGDLISTTADLERLLVGLFRGRVVPEPQLKEMFTLPDVPGARYAAGLERFELNGRVIWGKTGSRPGYATVIAATRDLSRTLVYSVDSTDAKGDGLAIAERFAYPAFNR comes from the coding sequence ATGCGTGCCCGTGTCCCGACCGTTCTCGCCGCCTCACTCGTCCTCGCCCTGGCCGCCGGCCCCCTGGCCGGCCCCGCGTTCGCCGCCACCGCAACGGCGTCCGCGCACGACGCCTCCGGGCACGACACGTCCGGACCCGACGCCGACGCCCTGCGCGCCGCGATCGCGGGCCTTCCCGACGCGGACGCGACCGCCGCGCTCATCCGGGTCGGCGGCGACGGGACATGGAGGGGGACTGCGGGCGTCCGGGACGTGCGCACCGGGGCGTCGGCGCTGGCGAACGGGCGCTTCAGGGCGGGTTCGGTGACGAAGGTGGTCACCGCGGCGATCGTGCTGCAACTGGCCGCGGAGGGCCGCGTCGACCTCGACGGCACCGTGCAGCGGTATCTGCCCGGTCTGCTCACCGCGGACTTCAAGCCCGTCACCGTGAGGGAGTTGCTGAACTACACCAGCGGGCTGCGGCCGGGCACGTCCCTCGGGGACACGGTCGAGGAGGGCTACCCGCACCGCTTCGAGACGCTGACCCCGCGGCAGGTCGTGGCCGCCTCGGTCGCCAAGGGCCCGGCGTACGATCCCGGCACGCGCCAGGACTACGACAACATCCACTACACCGTCCTCGGCATGCTCATCGAGAAGGTGACCGGCGACTCGTACGCGCATCAGGCCGCGGTACGGATCTTCCGGCCGCTCGGCATGCGCGACAGCTCGTTCCCCGTCGGCGCCGACCCGCGCGTCCACGGGCCGCACAACCGCGGATACGACTGGATCGACGGCGAGTTGACGGACGTGACCGACTGGAACATGTCCGACCGCTGGGCGGCCGGAGACCTGATCTCCACGACCGCCGACCTGGAGAGGCTGCTGGTGGGGCTGTTCCGCGGCCGGGTGGTGCCCGAGCCGCAGCTGAAGGAGATGTTCACGCTTCCCGACGTGCCCGGCGCGCGGTACGCGGCGGGGCTGGAGCGGTTCGAGCTCAACGGCAGGGTGATCTGGGGCAAGACCGGCTCACGGCCCGGTTACGCCACGGTGATCGCCGCCACCCGCGACCTCTCCCGCACCCTCGTCTACTCGGTCGACTCCACCGACGCCAAGGGCGACGGCCTGGCCATCGCCGAGCGTTTCGCCTACCCCGCCTTCAACCGCTGA
- a CDS encoding RNA polymerase sigma factor, with protein sequence MKRSREKAASELFAALYPRLAGWVRRLVDDDETAHEIASEAFTRLWARWTSVAEPSGFLYVTAANIVRDHWRKLERERRAVRRARTEAAVAPHTEQTDPSVRLLVQSLPERLRVPILLHYYADMPIREVAALTGRREGTVKADLHAARELLRAHLRRSVDHTL encoded by the coding sequence TTGAAACGCTCCCGCGAGAAGGCCGCGTCCGAGCTGTTCGCCGCCCTCTATCCGCGCCTCGCCGGCTGGGTCCGCCGGCTGGTCGACGACGACGAGACCGCGCACGAGATCGCCTCGGAGGCCTTCACCCGCCTCTGGGCCCGCTGGACCAGCGTGGCGGAGCCGAGCGGCTTCCTCTACGTCACCGCGGCCAACATCGTCCGGGACCACTGGCGCAAGCTGGAGCGCGAACGCCGCGCCGTACGCCGTGCGAGGACCGAGGCGGCGGTGGCTCCGCACACCGAGCAGACGGACCCCTCGGTGCGCCTGCTCGTGCAGTCCCTCCCCGAACGCCTGCGCGTGCCGATCCTGCTCCACTACTACGCTGACATGCCGATCCGGGAGGTGGCCGCGCTCACCGGACGCCGGGAGGGGACCGTCAAGGCGGACCTCCACGCGGCCCGCGAACTGCTCCGCGCCCACCTGAGGAGAAGCGTTGATCACACACTCTGA